In Pyxidicoccus xibeiensis, the following proteins share a genomic window:
- a CDS encoding GAF domain-containing sensor histidine kinase → MSKSRPASESERTEVLLRALERLLELPAAELHPTMTRASQLISDILQADKVDIFFLEHSTQTLAAAGTSDTPMGRKQQALGLDRMPLANGGRAVQVYETEQPFMTGRQQDDPEELPGIKHRLGVKSALMVPLPVGGETRGVLAVSSAQPDFFGEDDLRFLGAVARWVGAVAHRVELVQELTKLAVRTARRTAAEELVTVLAHDMANLLMPLRARLELIHRRARRDNATDYLRDAEGAAAALQGLSRLISDLLDVSRLDQGLFTLRPQPVDVAALTREVAATLRTPTHALRYEGEEELVIVADADRLRQVLENLTANALKHSPAGLPVDLEVRELQRGDGRWGRISVKDQGPGIAPEMLETLFERFSRGPGSTGLGLGLYLARRIADAHGGALEVTSKQGEGTRFDLFLPEAPTSGR, encoded by the coding sequence GTGAGCAAGAGCCGACCGGCGAGTGAGAGCGAGCGCACGGAAGTCCTGCTCCGGGCCCTGGAGCGCCTGCTCGAGCTCCCCGCCGCGGAGCTGCACCCGACGATGACCCGGGCCAGCCAGCTCATCTCGGACATCCTCCAGGCCGACAAGGTCGACATCTTCTTCCTCGAGCATTCGACGCAGACGCTGGCGGCCGCCGGGACGAGCGACACCCCCATGGGACGCAAGCAGCAGGCGCTCGGGTTGGACCGGATGCCGCTGGCCAACGGCGGCCGGGCCGTCCAGGTGTACGAGACGGAGCAGCCCTTCATGACGGGCCGCCAGCAAGATGACCCCGAGGAGCTGCCCGGCATCAAGCACCGGCTGGGGGTGAAGTCCGCCCTCATGGTGCCGCTCCCCGTCGGCGGGGAGACGCGGGGCGTGCTGGCGGTGTCCTCCGCCCAGCCCGACTTCTTCGGCGAGGACGACCTGCGCTTCCTCGGTGCGGTGGCCCGCTGGGTGGGCGCGGTGGCGCACCGGGTGGAGCTGGTCCAGGAGCTGACGAAGCTGGCCGTGCGCACCGCGCGTCGCACCGCGGCCGAGGAGCTCGTCACCGTGCTGGCCCACGACATGGCCAACCTCCTGATGCCGCTCCGCGCGCGCCTGGAGCTCATCCACCGGCGCGCCCGGCGCGACAATGCCACCGACTACCTGCGGGACGCGGAGGGCGCGGCCGCGGCGCTCCAGGGGCTCTCGCGCCTCATCTCCGACCTGCTGGACGTGAGCCGCCTGGACCAGGGCCTCTTCACGCTACGGCCCCAGCCCGTGGACGTGGCGGCCCTGACGAGGGAGGTGGCCGCCACCCTGCGCACCCCCACCCATGCGCTCCGGTACGAGGGGGAGGAGGAGCTGGTCATCGTCGCGGACGCGGACCGCCTTCGCCAGGTGCTGGAGAACCTCACCGCGAACGCGCTGAAGCACTCGCCCGCGGGGCTGCCCGTGGACCTGGAGGTCCGCGAGCTGCAGCGCGGAGATGGACGGTGGGGCCGCATCTCCGTGAAGGACCAGGGCCCCGGGATTGCCCCCGAGATGCTCGAGACCCTCTTCGAGCGCTTCTCGCGCGGTCCGGGCTCCACCGGCCTGGGGCTGGGGCTGTACCTGGCGCGGAGGATCGCCGATGCCCACGGCGGCGCCCTGGAGGTGACGTCGAAGCAGGGCGAGGGGACGCGCTTCGACCTCTTCCTGCCCGAGGCGCCGACGTCGGGCCGCTAG